A region from the Methylocystis iwaonis genome encodes:
- a CDS encoding peroxiredoxin → MTIKAGDRIPDVTLTLMGKNGPEPIKTSDYFKGRKVALFSVPGAFTPTCHAKHLPGFVEKYDALKAKGVDAVAVTAVNDVFTLDAWLKDRGAQGKIDGLADGSAAFAKALGLELDLTDFGLGVRGKRYSAVVKDGVLEWINVEENSSLATVSSAEATLEKL, encoded by the coding sequence ATGACCATCAAAGCCGGCGATAGAATTCCCGACGTCACCCTCACCCTCATGGGCAAGAACGGCCCGGAGCCAATCAAGACCTCGGATTATTTCAAGGGACGCAAGGTCGCGCTCTTTTCGGTGCCGGGCGCATTCACGCCCACCTGTCACGCCAAGCATTTGCCGGGCTTCGTCGAAAAATATGACGCGCTGAAAGCCAAGGGCGTGGACGCCGTGGCGGTGACCGCCGTCAACGATGTCTTCACCCTCGACGCCTGGCTCAAGGATCGCGGCGCACAGGGCAAGATCGACGGCCTCGCCGATGGCTCGGCCGCCTTCGCCAAAGCCCTGGGGCTGGAGCTCGATCTGACCGACTTCGGCCTCGGCGTTCGCGGCAAGCGCTATTCTGCGGTGGTCAAGGACGGGGTCCTCGAATGGATCAACGTCGAAGAGAATTCGAGCCTCGCCACCGTCTCCAGCGCCGAAGCGACGCTGGAAAAGCTCTGA
- the argH gene encoding argininosuccinate lyase codes for MTSKIWGGRFQSATDAVLEAINVSIDFDKRLGPQDIRGSLAHVAMLAKQGIVSEADAAKITEGLTQIAGEIERGEFIFSRALEDIHMNAESRLAELIGAAAGRLHTARSRNDQVATDFRLYIRDEIDALDAQLADLQLALAERALEEAGSVMPGFTHLQSAQPVTLGHHLLAYVEMIGRDRGRLRDARARLNECPLGAAALAGTSFPIDRHMTAQELHFDRPTANSLDSVSDRDFVLETLSAAAICATHLSRFAEEIVLWTTSQFSFISLSDKFTTGSSIMPQKRNPDAAELVRGKSGRIIGALQALLIVMKGLPLAYSKDMQEDKEGAFDSLDSLSLCIAAMSGMVRDMKVNRARMKAAAGAGFSTATDLADWLVRKLNLPFREAHHVTGRVVALAEGKGVGLEDLSLADLQSVEPRISEDVFAVLGVEKSVESRVSFGGTAPENVRKQAQSWLEHLKG; via the coding sequence ATGACGAGCAAAATATGGGGCGGGCGCTTTCAGAGCGCAACCGACGCGGTTCTCGAGGCGATCAACGTCTCCATCGATTTCGACAAGCGCCTCGGTCCCCAGGACATCCGCGGCTCGCTCGCCCATGTCGCCATGCTGGCCAAGCAGGGGATCGTCTCCGAAGCCGACGCCGCCAAGATCACGGAAGGTCTGACCCAGATCGCCGGCGAGATCGAGCGCGGGGAATTCATATTCTCGCGCGCCCTCGAAGACATCCATATGAACGCCGAGTCGCGGCTCGCCGAGCTGATCGGCGCCGCCGCTGGGCGGCTGCATACGGCGCGCTCGCGCAACGATCAGGTGGCGACGGATTTTCGCCTCTATATCCGCGACGAGATCGACGCGCTCGACGCCCAGCTCGCCGATCTGCAACTCGCGCTGGCCGAGCGCGCTTTGGAAGAAGCCGGCAGCGTCATGCCGGGCTTCACCCATTTGCAAAGCGCCCAGCCGGTCACGCTCGGCCATCATCTGCTCGCTTATGTCGAGATGATCGGCCGCGACCGCGGGCGCCTGCGCGACGCCCGCGCGCGGCTCAATGAATGCCCGCTCGGCGCCGCGGCGCTCGCCGGCACGTCTTTCCCCATCGACCGCCATATGACGGCGCAGGAGCTGCACTTCGACCGGCCCACCGCCAATTCGCTCGACAGCGTCTCCGACCGCGACTTCGTGCTGGAGACGCTCTCGGCGGCCGCAATTTGCGCCACCCATCTCTCGCGCTTCGCGGAAGAAATCGTGCTGTGGACGACCTCGCAGTTCAGTTTCATTTCGCTGTCGGACAAGTTCACCACCGGCTCCTCTATCATGCCGCAGAAGCGCAACCCGGATGCGGCGGAGCTGGTGCGCGGCAAGTCGGGCCGCATCATCGGCGCGCTGCAGGCGCTGTTGATCGTGATGAAGGGCCTGCCGCTCGCCTATTCCAAGGACATGCAGGAGGATAAGGAAGGCGCTTTCGACTCGCTCGACTCGCTCTCCCTCTGCATCGCCGCCATGTCGGGCATGGTCCGCGACATGAAGGTGAACCGCGCGCGTATGAAGGCGGCTGCCGGCGCCGGCTTCTCCACCGCGACCGACCTCGCCGATTGGCTGGTGCGCAAGCTGAACCTCCCCTTCCGCGAGGCGCATCATGTCACCGGCCGTGTGGTGGCGCTGGCCGAGGGCAAGGGCGTGGGTCTGGAAGACCTCTCGCTTGCCGATCTCCAGAGCGTAGAGCCGCGTATATCCGAGGATGTCTTCGCGGTGCTGGGCGTCGAGAAATCGGTCGAAAGCCGGGTGAGCTTCGGCGGCACGGCGCCGGAAAATGTGCGCAAACAGGCGCAAAGCTGGCTCGAACATCTCAAAGGCTAA
- a CDS encoding IS4 family transposase codes for MPVHSTVFAQLLKPVDRRAFKQIVERHGGDAYDKSFKSWDHLVALIYAQLAGVSSLRALVPAFNADARAHYHLGTRRLARTTLSDANARRPVAVFADLFAMLSGALDRHTRREGADMIRLIDSTPIPLSKFLDYARSNGRTHGLKMHVVHDPRANRPLRAEVTPANVNDIEIGKKTDIEPGAAYVFDKGYCDYRWWTEIAAQGAFFVTRPKANARFRAIAARPLDPESARGDGFAVIADEEVALASKGDSKLPMPLRRITVERDEAKGRIVLIVNDMRRPAAEIAALYKGRWAIELLFRWIKQHLNIKSFIGEAENAVRLQLFAAMIAFTLLRIAACVHKIDMAALRFAELVGRFLFDRRPIALIDKPPIRPKPGRDFSSLQLQLAAL; via the coding sequence ATGCCCGTGCACTCTACTGTATTCGCCCAACTGCTCAAGCCGGTCGATCGGCGCGCCTTCAAGCAGATCGTCGAGCGGCATGGCGGCGACGCCTACGACAAATCCTTCAAGAGCTGGGATCACCTCGTCGCGCTCATCTACGCCCAGCTTGCCGGGGTCTCCAGCCTGCGCGCCCTCGTTCCCGCCTTCAACGCCGACGCGCGCGCGCATTATCACCTCGGGACGCGGCGGCTCGCGCGCACGACCCTTTCCGACGCCAACGCCCGCCGGCCCGTCGCCGTCTTCGCCGATCTCTTCGCCATGCTCTCCGGCGCGCTCGACCGTCATACGCGCCGGGAGGGCGCGGACATGATCCGCCTCATCGATTCGACGCCCATCCCTTTGAGCAAATTCCTCGATTACGCCCGCTCCAACGGCCGCACTCACGGCCTCAAAATGCACGTGGTCCATGACCCGCGCGCCAATCGGCCCCTTCGCGCGGAAGTCACGCCCGCCAATGTGAACGACATAGAGATCGGCAAGAAAACCGATATCGAGCCGGGCGCCGCTTATGTCTTCGACAAAGGCTATTGCGACTATCGCTGGTGGACCGAGATCGCCGCGCAAGGCGCTTTCTTCGTCACCCGGCCGAAGGCGAACGCCCGCTTCCGGGCGATCGCCGCCCGCCCGCTCGACCCCGAAAGCGCGCGGGGCGACGGCTTCGCCGTGATCGCCGACGAGGAGGTGGCGCTGGCCAGCAAAGGCGATTCCAAGCTGCCCATGCCGCTGCGGCGCATCACCGTGGAAAGAGACGAGGCCAAAGGCCGCATCGTCCTCATCGTCAACGACATGCGCCGCCCGGCCGCGGAAATCGCCGCGCTCTACAAGGGCCGCTGGGCAATCGAGCTGCTGTTCCGTTGGATCAAGCAGCATCTCAACATCAAGAGCTTCATCGGCGAGGCCGAAAACGCCGTGCGCCTGCAGCTCTTCGCCGCGATGATCGCCTTCACCCTGCTGCGCATCGCCGCCTGCGTCCACAAGATCGACATGGCGGCACTGCGTTTCGCCGAGCTCGTCGGCCGCTTCCTCTTCGACCGCCGGCCGATCGCGCTTATCGACAAGCCGCCAATCAGGCCCAAGCCCGGCCGAGACTTCTCTAGTCTGCAGCTCCAGCTCGCGGCCCTATGA
- a CDS encoding M48 family metallopeptidase, whose amino-acid sequence MFKAYGLYSHIRANRMRSAFLLAGFVVLLLALMFSFALIFEAVNASDAPFDIIVARATKDLEYGWPIGVAAAGAWFAIAYFFHQRMIDFATGAHDVTRAETPRLYNLLENLCISRGIPIPALQIIESDALNAYASGLEEGKYHIAVTRGLLVELTDPEIEAVLAHELTHIRNRDVQMMVIAVIFAGIFAFVADLTFRNWNFPFGFMPTRSSDREDNRRDGGAIIAIVLALLIILLSWGASVLIRFALSRSREYLADAGSVELTKNPDAMISALRKIQAHAVIPDMPSRMHAFFIESPARVEESSWLATHPSVDERIKALIVYAGGQDVEIAPAPAPIEEAAPEAIEPQTEEGSFLPKDGHIPLDPPKPGPWG is encoded by the coding sequence ATGTTCAAAGCCTACGGCCTCTATTCCCACATCCGCGCCAATCGGATGCGCTCGGCCTTCCTGCTTGCGGGCTTTGTCGTCCTGCTGCTGGCGCTGATGTTTTCCTTCGCGCTGATCTTCGAGGCTGTGAATGCCAGCGACGCGCCTTTCGACATTATCGTCGCCCGTGCGACAAAGGACCTTGAATATGGCTGGCCGATCGGCGTCGCGGCGGCGGGCGCCTGGTTCGCCATCGCCTATTTCTTTCACCAGAGGATGATCGACTTCGCGACCGGCGCGCATGACGTCACCCGCGCAGAAACGCCGCGGCTTTACAATCTCCTCGAAAATCTCTGCATCTCGCGCGGCATTCCCATCCCGGCGCTGCAGATCATCGAGAGCGACGCGCTCAACGCCTACGCCTCGGGCCTCGAAGAGGGGAAATATCACATCGCCGTCACGCGCGGCCTGCTCGTGGAATTGACCGACCCCGAGATCGAGGCGGTGCTCGCTCATGAGCTGACCCATATCCGTAACCGCGACGTTCAGATGATGGTGATCGCGGTGATCTTCGCCGGCATTTTCGCCTTCGTCGCGGATTTGACCTTCCGCAACTGGAACTTCCCTTTCGGCTTCATGCCGACCCGCTCCTCCGATCGCGAGGACAACCGGCGCGATGGCGGGGCTATTATCGCGATCGTCCTGGCGCTGCTCATCATCCTGCTGAGTTGGGGCGCTTCGGTCCTGATCCGCTTCGCGCTGTCGCGCTCGCGCGAATATCTCGCCGACGCCGGTTCTGTGGAATTGACCAAAAATCCCGACGCCATGATCTCCGCGCTCCGCAAAATCCAGGCGCATGCGGTCATCCCCGACATGCCCTCGCGCATGCACGCCTTCTTCATCGAGAGCCCCGCGCGCGTGGAGGAATCGAGCTGGCTCGCAACCCATCCGAGCGTCGACGAGCGCATCAAGGCGTTGATCGTTTATGCCGGCGGACAGGATGTGGAGATCGCCCCCGCTCCGGCGCCGATCGAGGAAGCCGCGCCCGAGGCGATCGAGCCACAGACGGAGGAAGGGTCTTTCCTGCCGAAGGATGGCCACATCCCTCTTGATCCGCCAAAGCCCGGCCCATGGGGCTGA
- the tlpA gene encoding thiol:disulfide interchange protein TlpA: MKKLAAFPRRLATFVIAAAGAGFLYAGGPSGKEAMSQAHAEDCAGAAKAADAIKDIAKGEVAAMTISKKPEKLPDYAFTGPDGKPVALSAFKGKTLLLNIWATWCVPCRGEMPELDKLQSEEGSDKFQVVTVNIDTSRLERPKKFFEETGVKALTLYSDPKANIFFEMKQAGKALGLPVTVLVDPEGCQIGLMNGPANWHSADAKALVSKAVEAATLK, from the coding sequence ATGAAAAAGCTTGCCGCCTTCCCGCGTCGCCTCGCGACGTTCGTCATCGCAGCGGCTGGCGCCGGGTTTCTATACGCGGGCGGCCCGAGCGGCAAGGAAGCCATGTCGCAAGCCCATGCCGAAGACTGCGCGGGCGCGGCCAAAGCGGCCGACGCGATCAAGGACATCGCCAAGGGCGAGGTCGCCGCGATGACCATCTCCAAGAAGCCGGAGAAGCTGCCCGACTACGCCTTTACCGGCCCGGACGGAAAGCCCGTCGCCCTTTCGGCCTTCAAGGGCAAGACCCTGCTTCTCAACATCTGGGCGACCTGGTGCGTGCCCTGCCGCGGCGAGATGCCGGAGCTCGACAAGCTGCAGTCGGAAGAAGGCTCGGATAAATTCCAGGTCGTCACGGTGAATATTGACACCTCCCGGCTGGAGCGGCCGAAGAAATTCTTCGAGGAGACGGGCGTGAAGGCGCTCACCCTCTATTCGGACCCCAAGGCCAATATTTTCTTCGAAATGAAGCAGGCCGGTAAGGCGCTGGGCCTGCCGGTGACCGTGCTGGTCGATCCGGAAGGCTGCCAGATCGGGCTCATGAACGGGCCGGCGAATTGGCATTCGGCCGACGCCAAGGCGCTGGTGAGCAAAGCCGTCGAGGCGGCGACCTTAAAATAA
- a CDS encoding alpha/beta hydrolase yields the protein MTERQASLAARRTSALLRKFVKPRLLGTIASLRRFQALVERVSPEKRAPFIPDVPGDWVPATGAPVGATLVYLYGGAFLVGSSRLFRFIARDFARAGFDVFTPDYRLAPEHIFPAALDDVLHAYKALLASRPGPIVLAGDSAGGGLAVALMLRARDEGLPLPKAAALFSPWTDLAVAGPSARENEEKDALFTRRVILSGARSALGRTSGKNPLASPVYADLSGLPPLIIHTGRDEALRDDSTRLVERARAAGVEVDCELWPDVPHAWQWMGFIPEARESRDKAIAFLKQKLAVDAAV from the coding sequence ATGACGGAGCGTCAGGCGAGCCTCGCTGCGCGGCGGACCTCTGCGCTCTTGAGGAAATTCGTGAAGCCGCGGCTCTTGGGAACGATCGCGTCGCTGCGGCGGTTCCAGGCCCTTGTCGAACGAGTCTCTCCTGAAAAGCGTGCGCCCTTCATACCGGACGTCCCGGGCGATTGGGTCCCGGCGACCGGAGCGCCGGTCGGCGCGACGCTCGTCTATCTCTATGGCGGCGCCTTTCTCGTCGGCTCCTCGCGCTTGTTCCGTTTCATTGCGCGCGATTTCGCCCGCGCGGGCTTCGATGTTTTCACGCCCGACTACCGGCTTGCCCCCGAGCATATCTTTCCCGCGGCGCTCGACGATGTTCTGCACGCTTATAAGGCGCTGCTGGCGTCCCGTCCCGGCCCGATCGTCCTCGCCGGCGATTCGGCCGGCGGCGGGCTCGCCGTCGCGTTGATGCTCCGCGCGCGCGACGAAGGCCTGCCGCTCCCGAAAGCCGCCGCGCTGTTTTCGCCCTGGACGGACCTTGCCGTCGCCGGCCCCTCGGCGCGCGAAAACGAAGAAAAGGACGCGCTCTTCACCCGCCGCGTCATCCTCTCCGGCGCGCGGTCGGCGCTCGGCCGGACGAGCGGGAAAAACCCGCTGGCCTCGCCCGTCTACGCCGATCTGTCAGGCCTGCCGCCGCTCATTATCCATACCGGGCGCGACGAGGCCCTGCGCGACGACTCAACGCGCCTCGTCGAGCGCGCGCGGGCGGCGGGGGTGGAGGTGGATTGCGAGCTGTGGCCGGATGTCCCTCACGCCTGGCAATGGATGGGCTTTATCCCCGAAGCGCGCGAGTCGCGCGACAAGGCGATCGCTTTCCTGAAGCAAAAGCTGGCGGTCGACGCGGCCGTTTGA
- a CDS encoding LemA family protein — protein sequence MALLVLLGLAAAVGLWLVGAYNGLVNLRQRCKQAFSDINVQLKQRHDLVPNLVETVKGYAKHEKTTLEDVIKARNLAVSAAGPTAQGAAEGALTGALSRLIALSEAYPDLKANQNFQQLQSELADIENKISAARRFLNNSVAEYNATREGFPGFLIAQRYGFEPEDYFNLGEAEQKAIEAAPKVQF from the coding sequence ATGGCGCTACTCGTGTTGCTCGGCCTCGCGGCGGCGGTCGGCTTATGGCTGGTCGGGGCCTATAATGGTCTCGTCAATCTGCGGCAGCGCTGCAAACAGGCCTTCTCGGACATCAATGTCCAGCTCAAGCAGCGCCACGACCTCGTCCCTAATCTGGTCGAGACGGTGAAGGGCTACGCCAAGCATGAGAAGACGACGCTCGAAGACGTGATCAAGGCGCGCAACCTAGCCGTCTCGGCCGCCGGCCCCACGGCGCAGGGCGCCGCCGAGGGCGCGCTGACCGGCGCGCTTTCCCGCCTCATTGCGCTCAGCGAAGCCTATCCCGACCTCAAGGCCAATCAGAATTTCCAGCAGTTGCAGAGCGAACTGGCGGACATAGAGAACAAGATCTCGGCCGCGCGGCGTTTCCTCAACAATTCGGTCGCCGAATATAACGCCACGCGCGAGGGCTTTCCCGGCTTCCTGATCGCCCAGCGTTACGGTTTCGAGCCGGAGGACTATTTCAATCTGGGCGAGGCCGAGCAGAAGGCCATCGAAGCGGCGCCGAAGGTGCAGTTCTAA
- a CDS encoding IS4 family transposase has translation MHRGLVARPCARIRRIAGGRRAQEVRLARFLRNPAVTAEEMARHAAGLTAARAAGRDIVVAQDTSELALGGKRAQANGYGPVGKGGGTRGLLLHAALALDAGTGALLGLAHAEVWNRDTGAKVAARRSRALADKESQRWLDVATHAREDFAAAKRITVVSDRESDIYAHLAQRPGGVELIVRACQNRTIAADGEDAIELLFPFADGLAEAGRFVAEIPAAPGRKARKAALAVRVSPVTLRKPRHGARDLPDAVGVTLVDVREVGAAEGVAPIHWRLLTTHAATSLAEARRVIDLYRMRWTIEEFFRTLKTAGFEIEQADICDPKVMIKLVAATAVAAVTVMQLVKARDGATDQLLTDAFEPEDEALLEAVSAKLEGATARQKNPHRKGSLAFAAWVVARLGGWTAYYGKPGPKVMRQGLDDFRRIKFGAALTFYDV, from the coding sequence TTGCATCGGGGCCTCGTCGCGCGGCCGTGCGCGCGCATCCGTCGGATCGCCGGCGGGCGGCGGGCGCAGGAGGTGCGGCTCGCGCGCTTCCTGCGCAATCCTGCGGTGACCGCCGAGGAGATGGCGCGGCACGCCGCCGGGCTCACAGCGGCGCGGGCGGCGGGTCGCGACATAGTGGTGGCGCAGGACACCAGCGAGCTGGCGCTCGGCGGCAAGCGCGCGCAGGCGAACGGCTATGGGCCGGTCGGCAAGGGCGGCGGGACGCGCGGCCTTTTGCTGCACGCGGCCCTGGCGCTCGACGCCGGCACGGGCGCGCTGCTCGGCCTCGCTCATGCCGAGGTCTGGAACCGCGACACGGGGGCCAAGGTCGCGGCGCGGCGCTCGCGCGCGCTCGCGGACAAGGAATCGCAGCGCTGGCTCGATGTGGCGACGCATGCGCGCGAGGATTTCGCGGCGGCGAAGCGGATCACTGTCGTCTCGGATCGGGAGAGCGACATCTACGCGCATCTCGCGCAGCGTCCGGGCGGCGTGGAGCTGATTGTGCGCGCCTGCCAGAACCGGACGATCGCCGCAGACGGCGAGGATGCGATCGAGCTTTTGTTCCCCTTCGCCGACGGATTGGCCGAGGCGGGCCGCTTCGTCGCCGAGATCCCGGCGGCTCCGGGACGCAAGGCGCGCAAGGCGGCGCTCGCGGTCCGCGTCTCGCCGGTCACTTTGCGCAAGCCGCGCCACGGCGCGCGCGACTTGCCGGACGCGGTCGGCGTGACTTTGGTCGACGTGCGCGAGGTCGGGGCCGCCGAGGGCGTCGCGCCCATTCATTGGCGGCTTCTCACGACCCATGCGGCGACGAGCCTGGCCGAGGCGCGCCGGGTGATCGACCTCTATCGAATGCGCTGGACCATCGAGGAATTCTTCCGCACGCTGAAGACGGCGGGCTTCGAGATCGAGCAGGCCGACATCTGCGATCCGAAAGTGATGATCAAGCTGGTGGCGGCGACGGCGGTCGCCGCTGTGACGGTCATGCAACTGGTCAAGGCGCGCGACGGCGCGACCGACCAGTTGCTGACGGACGCTTTCGAGCCCGAGGACGAAGCGCTGCTCGAGGCCGTCTCGGCGAAGCTCGAGGGCGCGACGGCCCGCCAGAAGAACCCCCACCGCAAAGGCAGCCTCGCCTTCGCCGCCTGGGTCGTCGCCAGGCTCGGCGGCTGGACCGCCTATTACGGAAAGCCCGGCCCCAAAGTAATGCGCCAGGGCCTCGACGACTTTCGACGAATAAAGTTCGGAGCCGCGCTGACCTTCTACGATGTGTGA
- a CDS encoding tetratricopeptide repeat protein, with the protein MIRRFIAPFVALSLSTLALAAPADTPTATRDLAFGAYQRGDYKAALVEAKKRVDANPKDAAAQTLIGRLYLEGAGVARDMKQAMDWFRRGADNGDTEAAYLYGVGLLEGIDIAKDRARARAYLEKAGVREHAAALHLLGEIALENDGKDPDFAKALSFFKRASAAGSADADYALGILYKTGKGVEKDERQAADWFKRASDLGLAPAMVEYAIMQFNGMGVERDRAAAVDLLRKAAQKGNAVAQNRLAHLYAEGLGVEVDVAQAKQWRDKAKQGGLNDPSLDFLSNAPAPKPAAAPAK; encoded by the coding sequence ATGATCCGCCGTTTCATAGCGCCCTTCGTCGCCTTGAGTCTGTCGACACTTGCTCTCGCGGCGCCGGCCGACACCCCGACCGCCACGCGCGATCTGGCCTTCGGCGCCTATCAGCGCGGCGACTACAAGGCCGCCTTGGTCGAGGCGAAGAAGCGCGTCGACGCCAATCCCAAGGACGCCGCCGCGCAGACCCTTATTGGCCGGCTTTATCTCGAAGGCGCCGGCGTCGCGCGCGATATGAAACAGGCGATGGACTGGTTCCGGCGCGGGGCCGACAATGGCGATACGGAAGCCGCCTATCTCTATGGCGTCGGGCTGCTCGAAGGCATCGACATCGCCAAGGATCGCGCCCGCGCCCGCGCCTATCTCGAAAAGGCCGGCGTCAGGGAGCATGCGGCGGCGCTGCATCTCCTCGGCGAGATCGCGCTCGAAAATGACGGCAAGGATCCCGATTTCGCGAAGGCGCTGAGCTTCTTCAAGCGCGCCTCGGCGGCCGGCTCAGCCGACGCCGACTATGCGCTGGGCATTCTCTACAAGACCGGCAAGGGCGTCGAGAAGGACGAGCGGCAGGCGGCGGATTGGTTCAAGCGCGCCTCGGATCTCGGTCTCGCTCCGGCGATGGTCGAATACGCCATCATGCAGTTCAACGGCATGGGCGTGGAGCGCGACCGGGCCGCCGCCGTCGATCTCCTGCGCAAGGCGGCGCAGAAGGGCAACGCCGTGGCGCAGAACCGTCTTGCGCATCTCTATGCCGAAGGGCTCGGGGTGGAGGTGGATGTCGCGCAGGCCAAGCAATGGCGCGACAAGGCGAAGCAGGGGGGACTCAACGATCCCTCGCTCGATTTCCTGTCCAACGCCCCCGCGCCAAAGCCGGCGGCGGCGCCAGCGAAATGA
- a CDS encoding DsbA family protein yields MKFDRPSAQLTRRAALGALGAAPFLAVSPLRAQDNSAFPLRGETGEPMQNFRIPSELDPASLPGILWEGRRDGDVILYEFFDYNCVFCRKAARELASIAASDRNLRVGLINNAILSIGSVQAAKVQQSVLRLYGPAKANEFHLKMYAARGGANGPSALAIVRAMGLDAGKVEESADSETVSDVVKKQTRLAAALGLAMTPAFIIAGTAILGWPGAKPLREIIANARKCDQPVCEKKG; encoded by the coding sequence TTGAAGTTTGATCGCCCAAGCGCGCAATTGACCCGGCGCGCGGCCCTCGGCGCCCTCGGCGCGGCCCCCTTTCTCGCAGTCTCCCCGCTTCGCGCGCAGGACAACTCTGCCTTTCCTCTACGCGGCGAGACCGGCGAGCCGATGCAGAATTTCCGCATCCCTTCGGAGCTGGACCCGGCGAGTCTTCCCGGCATTTTGTGGGAGGGCCGACGCGACGGCGATGTGATCCTCTACGAATTCTTCGATTATAATTGCGTTTTCTGTCGCAAGGCGGCGCGCGAGCTGGCGAGCATCGCCGCCAGCGACCGAAATCTGCGGGTGGGCCTGATCAACAACGCCATTCTCTCCATTGGATCGGTGCAGGCGGCGAAAGTTCAACAATCCGTCTTGCGGCTCTACGGGCCGGCGAAGGCGAATGAGTTTCACCTGAAGATGTATGCGGCGCGCGGCGGCGCCAATGGACCCTCGGCGCTGGCCATCGTGCGCGCCATGGGGCTCGACGCGGGCAAGGTGGAAGAATCGGCCGACAGCGAAACGGTCAGCGACGTCGTCAAAAAACAGACGCGCCTCGCGGCCGCGCTGGGCCTGGCGATGACGCCCGCTTTCATCATTGCTGGAACGGCGATCCTCGGCTGGCCGGGCGCCAAGCCGCTGCGCGAGATCATCGCCAACGCCCGCAAATGCGATCAGCCGGTTTGCGAGAAGAAGGGCTGA
- a CDS encoding GlcG/HbpS family heme-binding protein has product MHVTIEQAEKAIAAARQKALALGTQMCIAVVDSGGVLKAFHRMDDAWVGSVDISIKKAKTAVFFGMPTGQIGKLSQPGGPLYGIEHSNDGLVTFPGGLPIVDKDGVMIGAVGVSGSSVENDHAVASAGVATLGVAELPEHPWRT; this is encoded by the coding sequence ATGCATGTCACGATCGAACAAGCCGAAAAGGCCATCGCCGCCGCGCGCCAGAAGGCGCTCGCGCTCGGCACGCAAATGTGCATTGCCGTCGTCGACTCGGGCGGCGTGCTCAAGGCCTTCCACCGCATGGACGACGCCTGGGTGGGCAGCGTCGACATTTCGATCAAAAAGGCAAAAACCGCCGTCTTCTTCGGCATGCCGACAGGGCAGATCGGCAAGCTCTCGCAGCCGGGCGGCCCGCTCTATGGCATCGAACATTCGAACGACGGGCTCGTCACTTTCCCCGGCGGTCTCCCGATCGTCGACAAGGATGGGGTGATGATCGGCGCGGTCGGCGTGAGCGGCTCGTCGGTGGAGAACGACCATGCCGTGGCTTCGGCCGGCGTCGCGACGCTCGGCGTCGCGGAACTGCCGGAACACCCCTGGCGGACGTGA
- a CDS encoding DUF1289 domain-containing protein: MIPSPCNKICTLNSANVCIGCGRTREEIGSWSQLADPQKSRVAERAKARLDSMGGPKAPVKTKT, from the coding sequence ATGATCCCCAGCCCCTGCAATAAAATCTGCACGCTCAACTCCGCCAATGTCTGCATCGGCTGCGGCCGCACGCGCGAGGAAATCGGAAGCTGGTCCCAGCTCGCCGACCCCCAGAAAAGCCGCGTCGCCGAGCGCGCCAAGGCGCGCCTCGACTCAATGGGTGGGCCGAAGGCGCCCGTTAAAACAAAGACCTGA
- a CDS encoding thiamine phosphate synthase: MSEDAPRLYLATPPLAEAHDFLPALENALSAGDVASLLIRLAGDDPRKNEDIVRALTPLAQEKGVAVLVEGSATVALRAKADGAHINGSGEELVDAVKRLSPKYIVGAGGFELRDDAMRAGELNVDYVLFEGEDLAGLIERVAWWAELFNTPCVARAGSLADIAPLAEAGADFVMLDDAVWRDKRGPAAAVAEALRLLEGTRA, encoded by the coding sequence ATGAGCGAAGACGCGCCGCGCCTCTATCTCGCCACGCCGCCCCTGGCCGAGGCCCATGATTTCCTGCCCGCGCTCGAAAACGCCCTCTCGGCGGGCGACGTCGCGTCGCTCCTCATTCGCCTTGCGGGCGACGACCCTCGCAAGAACGAAGACATCGTGCGGGCGCTCACGCCTTTGGCGCAGGAGAAGGGCGTCGCGGTTCTGGTCGAGGGCTCCGCCACCGTGGCGCTGCGCGCCAAGGCCGATGGCGCGCACATCAACGGCTCCGGCGAGGAGCTGGTCGACGCAGTAAAGAGGCTCTCGCCGAAATATATTGTCGGCGCCGGCGGCTTCGAGCTGCGCGACGACGCCATGCGCGCTGGCGAATTGAATGTCGATTACGTGCTGTTCGAAGGCGAGGATTTGGCCGGCTTGATCGAGCGCGTCGCCTGGTGGGCGGAGCTGTTCAACACGCCCTGCGTCGCCCGCGCCGGATCGCTCGCCGATATTGCGCCGCTCGCCGAAGCGGGGGCCGATTTCGTGATGCTCGACGACGCCGTCTGGAGGGATAAGCGCGGCCCCGCTGCGGCGGTCGCGGAGGCGCTGAGGCTTTTGGAAGGAACGCGCGCATGA